One genomic region from Lycorma delicatula isolate Av1 chromosome 1, ASM4794821v1, whole genome shotgun sequence encodes:
- the DCAF12 gene encoding DDB1 and CUL4 associated factor 12-like protein isoform X3, whose protein sequence is MAHTHRIPVFGVHPPCALRSRLDERRVRLRALKMERNRRPEKPDDFVCYDDSEEEEEEFLTCQKQILNTSYNFVDYIRSRESGTRESRMFKQDFGTRHILTHDMFKERPISLPNMNKVFCSQWLSDRQVVFGTKCNKLMVYDVITQKLDQIPSLQGHRDTNNSELLSDQQCGIHSLQINPSRTLLATGAKNSSEVAVYRLPTLDPICIGETAHRDWVFDMCWLDDQFLVSGSRDSRMALWRIGDDLTEPKPNILVPSYQHITPLVTKECKAAQKVRALAFNKAGRELAALSLNGFIHIWNAEMFKQKLSRKLPSCQENVCMTVQHDGSMYAIGCRSYTLLLDSRTLQSIKKISARYTGCGIRSCSFQSNILTIGTGVGMVMFYDLRAHKYLESSINSSRTVILKSSRGFV, encoded by the exons ATGGCACATACTCATAGAATTCCAGTTTTTGGTGTTCATCCTCCTTGTGCTCTTAGGTCGAGACTGGATGAAAGAAGAGTTCGATTAAGAGCTCTTAAAATGGAAAGAAACAGGAGGCCTGAGAAGCCAGATGATTTTGTTTGCTATGATGActctgaagaagaagaagaagaatttctTACTTGTCAGAAGCAAATTTTGAATACATCGTATAACTTTGTTGATTATATTAGAAGTCGAGAGAGTGGTACTAGAGAATCTAGAATGTTTAAGCAAGATTTTGGTACAAGACACATATTAACCCATGATATGTTCAAGGAACGACCAATTTCATTGCCTAATATGAATAAAGTGTTTTGTTCTCAGTGGCTTAGTGATAGACAGGTTGTATTTGGGACAAAGTGCAATAAA ttAATGGTATATGACGTTATTACTCAAAAATTAGATCAAATACCTTCGTTACAAGGGCACAGAGATACAAACAATTCTGAATTATTATCGGATCAACAGTGTGGTATACATTCTCTACAGATAAATCCTTCTAGAACATTACTTGCTACGGGTGCCAAAAATTCTAGTGAAGTTGCTGTGTATAGGCTTCCAACACTTGATCCAATCTGTATAGGAGAG ACAGCACATAGAGATTGGGTGTTTGATATGTGTTGGCTGGATGATCAGTTCCTGGTTTCTGGATCTAGAGATAGTAGAATGGCATTATGGAGGATAGGAGATGATCTGACTGAACCCAAGCCTAATATACTTGTTCCATCTTATCAGCATATTACACCACTCGTGACTAAAGAATGTAAAGCTGCCCAGAAAGTAAGGGCACTTGCTTTTAATAAAGCTGGAAGAGAACTTGCAGCATTGTCATTAAATGGCTTTATTCATATTTGGAACGCAGAGATGTTTAAACAG aaattatcaCGCAAATTGCCTTCATGTCAGGAAAATGTATGTATGACCGTTCAGCATGATGGTTCCATGTATGCTATTGGTTGTCGTTCTTACACATTACTTTTGGATTCACGTACACTGcagtccataaaaaaaatatctgcaagGTATACTGGCTGTG gaATTCGATCGTGCAGTTTTCAAAGCAATATTTTGACAATTGGCACTGGTGTTGGGATGGTTATGTTTTATGATCTGAGGGCACATAAATATTTAGAATCGAGTATTAATTCTAGTcgaacagtaattttaaaatcatctagAGGATTTGTG